The following coding sequences are from one Roseburia hominis A2-183 window:
- a CDS encoding MltG/YceG/YrrL family protein gives MKWNKVVFKFVSISFSILVALLVVVGLIELGSYCYDFGYRVFTESPVDETPGRDVTVSVTADMSEHDIGKMLKEEGLVEDANLFYAQLKLSAYSGKLKPGVYTLNTSMTAREMFVIMAADAGDTESTEDTEDTADTGNTGAADLTDETDDTQTAEDAGDAEETP, from the coding sequence ACAAAGTCGTTTTCAAATTTGTCAGTATCAGCTTTTCCATCCTGGTTGCACTGCTTGTTGTGGTGGGACTGATTGAACTTGGCTCCTACTGCTATGACTTCGGATACCGGGTGTTTACCGAGAGCCCGGTGGACGAAACTCCGGGCAGGGATGTGACCGTATCCGTGACGGCGGATATGTCGGAGCATGATATCGGAAAGATGTTAAAAGAAGAGGGGCTGGTGGAGGATGCGAATCTGTTCTATGCCCAGCTGAAACTATCTGCTTACTCCGGAAAACTCAAACCGGGTGTTTACACGTTAAATACCTCGATGACTGCGCGGGAGATGTTCGTGATCATGGCAGCGGATGCCGGTGATACGGAAAGTACCGAGGACACCGAGGATACCGCAGACACCGGGAATACCGGGGCGGCGGATCTGACAGATGAGACGGACGATACACAGACCGCAGAAGATGCAGGGGATGCAGAGGAGACACCGTGA
- a CDS encoding O-methyltransferase: MIVDERLVTYINSLDAGNTAMLDQIEREATADYVPIIRKEMQSFLKFLLAMKKPARILEVGTAVGFSAILMAEYDPVPCQITTIENYEKRIPIARENFKRAGKEAQIALLEGDAAEVLKTLEDPYDFIFMDAAKGQYIHFLPEILRLLAKDGVLVSDNVLQDGDVIESRFAVTRRNRTIHKRMREYLYTLTHSEELVTAVLPVGDGITLSTRR, from the coding sequence GTGATAGTAGATGAGAGACTTGTGACCTATATCAATTCTCTGGATGCGGGAAATACTGCGATGCTCGATCAGATTGAGCGGGAAGCGACAGCCGATTACGTGCCGATTATTCGGAAGGAGATGCAGAGCTTTTTGAAGTTTCTGCTTGCCATGAAGAAGCCGGCACGTATTTTAGAAGTTGGGACTGCGGTGGGATTTTCCGCCATCCTTATGGCGGAGTACGATCCTGTGCCGTGTCAGATTACAACGATCGAGAATTATGAAAAGCGGATTCCGATTGCCAGGGAGAACTTTAAGAGAGCCGGGAAGGAAGCGCAGATTGCGCTGCTGGAGGGCGATGCCGCGGAAGTGTTAAAGACGCTGGAAGATCCGTATGATTTTATTTTTATGGACGCGGCAAAAGGGCAGTACATTCATTTCCTGCCGGAGATTCTGCGCCTTCTGGCGAAGGACGGCGTGCTGGTGTCGGACAATGTGCTGCAGGACGGCGATGTGATCGAATCACGGTTCGCGGTTACAAGGCGGAACCGCACGATTCATAAGCGCATGCGGGAATATCTGTACACGCTGACGCACAGTGAAGAACTGGTGACCGCGGTGCTCCCGGTGGGAGATGGCATCACCTTGAGCACAAGGCGTTAA